A region from the Rheinheimera mangrovi genome encodes:
- a CDS encoding YggL 50S ribosome-binding family protein: MSKPKSRRLQKKLYMGEFTEYGFMLSCSLGLESDQDFSKLLDQFISLIESRDLVMAGGGDKTQFEAFIWSAHRYGSATQDDITVITEWFKALPTVDQLQVSELVDANYGVSF, encoded by the coding sequence ATGTCTAAACCTAAAAGCCGTCGTTTACAGAAAAAGCTCTACATGGGCGAATTTACTGAATACGGTTTTATGTTGTCCTGCTCATTAGGCCTGGAGTCTGATCAGGATTTCAGCAAATTACTGGACCAATTCATCAGTTTGATTGAAAGCCGCGATCTGGTGATGGCCGGTGGTGGTGATAAAACTCAGTTTGAAGCTTTTATCTGGTCAGCGCACCGTTATGGTTCTGCCACGCAGGACGATATCACAGTGATCACAGAGTGGTTTAAAGCTCTGCCTACAGTGGATCAATTGCAGGTGAGTGAGTTAGTCGATGCTAACTACGGTGTTAGCTTCTAA
- a CDS encoding helix-hairpin-helix domain-containing protein codes for MAFTEQEKTALLQLKGVGPTVIQRFEQIGLDSFEKLASHSAAEIAERVAAMLRTSCWKNSPQALAAIEAAIQRSAQGL; via the coding sequence ATGGCTTTTACTGAACAGGAAAAAACCGCTTTATTACAGCTCAAAGGTGTTGGGCCTACAGTGATACAGCGTTTTGAACAAATTGGGCTGGACTCCTTTGAGAAACTAGCCAGTCACAGTGCCGCTGAAATTGCGGAGCGGGTAGCCGCTATGCTCAGAACCAGTTGTTGGAAAAACAGCCCGCAGGCTTTGGCAGCTATTGAAGCGGCGATCCAGCGTTCAGCTCAGGGGTTGTAA